In Acidimicrobiales bacterium, one DNA window encodes the following:
- a CDS encoding glycosyltransferase family 39 protein: protein MRRWLGSRDREDWALAAVVLAAGLFRVVYVVVQSGDFVGGDGDGYYISALALVDGHGFVSGFMLPFTLDPSVSASADHPPAWTTLLAGPALLGFQNKVYFQVFAALIGTATVAAVGLTGRRIAGRRVGLIAAAIAAVYPNLWMYERLLQCETLAILLGTLCIYTAYGFWQRPSLRGAAAMGLFIGLLTMTRPESGLLLGLLALPAIALQRTVPLASRLRWFAVAVGVVVLQILPWAAYNTARFDEPVILTTNLGQTLVAANCDPAYYDERFLGFWSFECLGDATGEVADEGDASSRDVALQEMAFDYMSEHRGRLPVVILAREGRTWGFYQPSFQLKFDSLGGPTTTVSRPGLYMYWGLSLLAIAGAVVLRQRKVPLFPQLAFVALVAIAAGMSIGQTRYRALAEVALVLLAAVALDAALQEIRRRRHREGHGGDDGDTDTAEADVAPAAAERGVESAAAGEALAKA from the coding sequence GTGCGAAGGTGGCTGGGGAGCCGCGACCGTGAGGACTGGGCGTTGGCGGCCGTCGTGCTGGCTGCCGGCCTGTTCCGCGTCGTGTACGTGGTGGTGCAATCGGGGGACTTCGTCGGTGGCGACGGCGACGGCTACTACATCTCGGCGCTGGCCCTGGTCGACGGCCACGGCTTCGTGTCGGGGTTCATGCTCCCCTTCACCCTGGACCCGAGCGTCTCGGCGTCCGCCGACCACCCGCCCGCCTGGACCACCCTCCTCGCGGGGCCGGCGCTGCTCGGCTTCCAGAACAAGGTCTACTTCCAGGTCTTCGCCGCGCTGATCGGCACCGCGACGGTCGCCGCGGTCGGCCTCACCGGCCGCCGCATCGCCGGCCGCCGCGTCGGGTTGATCGCCGCGGCGATCGCGGCCGTCTACCCGAACCTCTGGATGTACGAGCGCCTGCTCCAGTGCGAGACCCTCGCCATCCTGCTGGGGACCCTGTGCATCTACACGGCCTACGGGTTCTGGCAGCGCCCCAGCCTGCGGGGCGCGGCCGCGATGGGGCTGTTCATCGGCCTGCTCACCATGACGCGGCCCGAGTCGGGGCTGCTGCTGGGCCTGCTGGCGCTGCCGGCGATCGCGCTGCAGCGCACGGTGCCGCTGGCCAGCCGGCTGCGCTGGTTCGCCGTCGCCGTCGGGGTGGTGGTGCTGCAGATCCTCCCGTGGGCCGCCTACAACACGGCGCGCTTCGACGAACCGGTGATCCTCACCACGAACCTGGGCCAGACGCTGGTCGCCGCCAACTGCGACCCCGCCTACTACGACGAGCGGTTCCTCGGCTTCTGGAGCTTCGAGTGCCTCGGCGACGCCACCGGCGAGGTCGCCGACGAGGGCGACGCGTCGAGCCGTGACGTCGCCCTGCAGGAGATGGCCTTCGACTACATGAGCGAGCACCGGGGGCGGCTGCCGGTCGTGATCCTGGCCCGCGAGGGCCGCACCTGGGGCTTCTACCAGCCGTCCTTCCAGCTGAAGTTCGACTCCCTCGGCGGGCCGACCACCACCGTCTCGCGCCCGGGCCTGTACATGTACTGGGGCCTGAGCCTGCTGGCGATCGCGGGGGCGGTGGTGCTGCGACAGCGCAAGGTGCCGTTGTTCCCGCAGCTCGCCTTCGTGGCGCTGGTGGCGATCGCCGCCGGCATGTCGATCGGGCAGACCCGCTACCGGGCCCTGGCGGAGGTGGCGCTGGTGCTGCTGGCGGCGGTGGCGCTGGACGCGGCGCTGCAGGAGATCCGCCGACGCCGCCATCGCGAGGGACACGGTGGCGACGACGGGGACACGGACACCGCCGAAGCCGACGTGGCGCCGGCCGCCGCAGAGCGAGGAGTCGAATCGGCCGCAGCCGGGGAAGCCCTGGCGAAGGCATAA